From a single Aquincola tertiaricarbonis genomic region:
- the cheD gene encoding chemoreceptor glutamine deamidase CheD produces the protein MGSRTPTGSAGARPFTAGAPGITPNAGLAPGVGTPAGAQLAKLKAQPRKPGEASFFFYESHFKNVAVKVLPGEYFVYDEDILIMTTLGSCIAACLWDRERRIGGMNHFMLPDSGGANDSGRYGSFAMELLINEMMKRGASKVTMEAKVFGGGAVVSGINSINVGQRNTEFVLDYLKTERIPVVSKDVLDVFPRKVVLLPASGKAMVKRMALTNPDALIAQDRAAAQKPVTSGGGSVDLF, from the coding sequence ATGGGGTCGCGCACACCGACCGGCTCGGCCGGCGCACGGCCCTTCACGGCCGGCGCACCCGGCATCACGCCCAACGCCGGGCTGGCACCGGGCGTCGGCACACCCGCCGGTGCGCAGCTGGCCAAGCTCAAGGCCCAGCCGCGCAAACCGGGCGAGGCCTCGTTCTTCTTCTACGAATCGCACTTCAAGAACGTGGCGGTGAAGGTGCTGCCCGGCGAGTACTTCGTGTATGACGAGGACATCCTCATCATGACCACGCTGGGCTCGTGCATTGCCGCCTGCCTGTGGGACCGCGAACGTCGCATCGGCGGCATGAACCACTTCATGCTGCCCGACAGCGGCGGGGCCAACGACAGCGGGCGCTACGGCTCGTTCGCGATGGAACTGCTGATCAACGAGATGATGAAGCGCGGCGCCAGCAAGGTGACGATGGAGGCCAAGGTCTTCGGCGGCGGCGCGGTGGTCAGCGGCATCAACAGCATCAACGTGGGCCAGCGCAACACCGAGTTCGTGCTGGATTACCTCAAGACCGAACGCATTCCGGTCGTCAGCAAGGATGTGCTGGACGTCTTTCCGCGCAAGGTGGTGCTGCTGCCGGCCAGCGGCAAGGCGATGGTCAAGCGCATGGCGCTGACCAACCCGGATGCGCTGATCGCCCAGGACCGCGCAGCCGCCCAGAAGCCCGTCACGAGCGGTGGAGGCTCGGTCGATCTGTTCTGA